The following coding sequences lie in one Micromonospora sp. R77 genomic window:
- a CDS encoding PDZ domain-containing protein — translation MRRRGVTVLLGALLTALLSVGVLSVPIPYVVLGPGPTVNTLGTSDGKEVIQVTGRATSTSAGQLRLTTVGVQPTVRLRAALAGWFSPDEAVVPKELVYPPNESQEEVEKRNAEDFQNSQTSAETAALRKLGYPVQVLVKAVTAGGPSTDVLKAGDVLTSVDGQPVTSTGRLTELVRAKPAGTALKIGYTRGGVPATATVTSREQDGRPRIGVEIDQQQPHPFTLKIDLGDIGGPSAGLMFALGVLDKLEPADLTGGKVIAGTGTIDDEGRVGPIGGIAQKLVGAKEAGAKVFLVPADNCAEAVRNSQPDLPLLRVATLDDALTALETLRAGGQPTRC, via the coding sequence ATGAGACGTCGCGGCGTGACCGTACTGCTCGGTGCACTGCTCACCGCCCTGCTCAGCGTCGGCGTGCTGAGCGTCCCGATCCCGTACGTGGTGCTCGGGCCCGGCCCGACGGTCAACACCCTCGGCACCTCCGACGGCAAGGAGGTCATCCAGGTCACCGGACGGGCGACGTCCACCTCCGCCGGGCAGTTGCGGCTGACCACGGTCGGGGTGCAGCCCACCGTCCGGCTCCGGGCGGCACTGGCCGGATGGTTCTCCCCGGACGAGGCGGTGGTGCCGAAGGAGCTGGTCTACCCGCCGAACGAGTCGCAGGAGGAGGTCGAGAAGCGCAACGCCGAGGACTTCCAGAACTCGCAGACCAGCGCGGAGACCGCCGCGCTGCGGAAGCTGGGCTATCCGGTCCAGGTGCTGGTCAAGGCGGTCACCGCCGGCGGCCCCTCGACCGACGTGCTCAAGGCCGGGGACGTCCTCACCTCGGTCGACGGCCAGCCGGTGACCAGCACCGGCCGGCTCACCGAACTCGTCCGCGCCAAGCCGGCCGGCACCGCGCTGAAGATCGGCTACACCCGGGGCGGCGTGCCGGCGACCGCCACGGTGACGAGCCGTGAGCAGGACGGCCGGCCCCGGATCGGGGTCGAGATCGACCAGCAGCAGCCGCACCCCTTCACCCTGAAGATCGACCTGGGGGACATCGGCGGGCCGAGCGCCGGCCTGATGTTCGCCCTCGGTGTGCTGGACAAGCTGGAACCGGCCGACCTGACCGGCGGGAAGGTCATCGCCGGCACCGGCACCATCGACGACGAGGGTCGGGTCGGACCGATCGGTGGCATCGCCCAGAAGCTGGTCGGGGCGAAGGAGGCGGGGGCGAAGGTCTTCCTGGTGCCGGCCGACAACTGTGCCGAGGCGGTCCGCAACTCGCAGCCCGACCTGCCGTTGCTCAGGGTGGCGACGCTGGACGACGCGCTGACGGCGCTGGAGACGCTGCGGGCCGGCGGGCAGCCCACCCGCTGCTGA
- a CDS encoding M48 family metallopeptidase: MRTPGQYALAFLRDSHPRLRGSVMAVTRKPVVEVRRSQRRRRTVSAYRDGERVVVLIPDQFSRAEESEWVDRMLARLAAREGRLARSDAELLARAARLTNLYLAEHRVEAVPASVRWVTNQNGRWGSCTPADRTIRISHRIQDMPDWVIDYVLLHELAHLIVPSHNARFWQLVGRYPKTERARGYLEGVAAASGVPLTD; encoded by the coding sequence TTGCGGACCCCTGGTCAGTACGCATTAGCTTTCCTTCGTGACAGTCATCCGAGGCTGCGCGGGTCAGTGATGGCCGTGACGCGGAAGCCCGTCGTCGAGGTGCGGCGCAGTCAGCGCCGACGACGCACGGTGTCCGCGTACCGGGACGGTGAGCGGGTCGTGGTGCTCATCCCCGACCAGTTCTCCCGCGCCGAGGAGAGCGAGTGGGTCGACCGGATGCTGGCCCGGCTCGCCGCCCGGGAGGGCCGGCTCGCCCGCTCCGACGCGGAACTGCTCGCCCGGGCCGCCCGCCTGACCAACCTCTATCTGGCCGAGCACCGGGTCGAAGCCGTGCCCGCGAGCGTCCGCTGGGTGACCAACCAGAACGGGCGCTGGGGCTCCTGCACCCCCGCCGACCGCACCATCCGCATCTCGCACCGGATCCAGGACATGCCGGACTGGGTGATCGACTACGTGCTGCTGCACGAGCTCGCGCACCTCATCGTGCCCAGTCACAACGCCCGCTTCTGGCAGCTCGTCGGTCGCTACCCGAAGACCGAACGGGCCCGGGGCTACCTGGAGGGGGTGGCCGCCGCCTCCGGCGTACCCCTCACCGACTGA
- a CDS encoding helix-turn-helix transcriptional regulator — protein MPPAAPGPILRRRRLGTELRRLRELTGLTGDQVIERIGWASASKLSRLENGRSRPDPEDVGVLLELYGANVELREELLGIAQEAGDMRGWLKNFPVMTQQQRGFAELEAGCAEISEYNPVLVPGLLQTPEYARLRIVSAHGVDEQAGDPAAGEDPETEVRARQARQSLLTRADAPRYTAVLEESALDRRTAPTEVLREQIIHLCDLAGQPNVTLRLLPRDTRIAEWYLPPTAFSLYRFADPLDPETLAIEGGFTDVMSTEANVLYPYKVVFEWLCSAALSDSDTLSWLIEATGRLTDPATEPTVAYAPATAPAQRRQGSGRLTTDR, from the coding sequence GTGCCTCCTGCCGCACCAGGCCCCATCCTGCGCCGCCGCAGGTTGGGCACCGAGCTGCGCCGGCTCCGCGAGCTGACCGGCCTCACCGGCGACCAGGTCATCGAGCGGATCGGCTGGGCCTCCGCGTCCAAGCTGTCCCGCCTGGAGAACGGTCGCAGCCGCCCCGATCCGGAGGACGTGGGCGTCCTGCTGGAGCTCTACGGGGCGAACGTCGAGCTGCGCGAGGAACTGCTGGGCATCGCCCAGGAGGCCGGCGACATGCGCGGCTGGTTGAAGAACTTCCCGGTGATGACCCAGCAGCAGCGCGGCTTCGCCGAACTGGAGGCCGGCTGCGCGGAGATCTCGGAATACAACCCCGTGCTGGTGCCCGGCCTGCTGCAGACCCCGGAGTACGCCCGCCTGCGGATCGTCTCCGCGCACGGCGTGGACGAGCAGGCCGGCGACCCGGCGGCCGGCGAGGACCCGGAGACCGAGGTACGCGCCCGGCAGGCCCGCCAGTCCCTGCTCACCCGCGCCGACGCGCCCCGCTACACCGCGGTGCTGGAGGAGTCGGCCCTGGACCGGCGGACCGCTCCGACCGAGGTGCTGCGCGAGCAGATCATCCACCTCTGCGACCTGGCCGGTCAGCCCAACGTCACGCTGCGCCTGTTGCCGCGGGACACCCGGATCGCCGAGTGGTATCTGCCGCCGACGGCGTTCTCGCTCTACCGGTTCGCCGATCCGCTCGATCCGGAGACGCTGGCCATCGAAGGTGGCTTCACCGACGTCATGTCTACCGAGGCAAACGTCCTATATCCCTATAAAGTGGTGTTCGAGTGGCTATGCTCGGCGGCGCTCTCCGATTCGGACACCCTCTCCTGGCTCATCGAGGCGACGGGGCGGCTGACCGACCCGGCAACCGAGCCCACGGTGGCGTACGCGCCGGCAACGGCGCCGGCACAGCGCCGCCAGGGCTCGGGGCGTCTGACGACGGACCGGTGA
- a CDS encoding AarF/ABC1/UbiB kinase family protein, producing MTDIPRRAVSRTAKLAALPLGFAGRTVLGMGKRVTGLASDVISAEIQQRTAEQLFSVLGQLKGGAMKFGQALSVFEAALPEEVAAPYRQALTKLQEAAPPLPAATVHKVLAEQLGPDWRDRFVEFDDTPAAAASIGQVHRAVWRDPGYGSAGAPNHRDVAVKIQYPGAGEALLSDLKQLSRLGGMFRAIQPGLDVKPLLVELRERITEELDYELEAESQRAFAAAYADDPEIFIPEVLDASPRVLITEWVEGTPLSTIIREGSEEERDDAGRLMAVLHLSAPMRAGLLHADPHPGNFRLLPDGRLGVIDFGAVARLPEGTPEPIGRLAGMVLRGDADGVVSGLREEGFVSQTESIDAQALLEYIQPMLAPVAEEEFRFTRAWLRSEATRLASPRSPAFQLSRQLNLPPSYLLIHRVTLGSIGVLCQLEAKAPYRAILERWLPGFAPVA from the coding sequence GTGACCGACATCCCGCGCCGGGCCGTGTCCCGGACCGCCAAGCTCGCCGCCCTGCCGCTCGGCTTCGCCGGTCGGACCGTCCTCGGGATGGGCAAGCGGGTCACCGGGCTCGCGTCCGACGTCATCTCGGCCGAGATCCAGCAGCGCACCGCCGAGCAGCTCTTCAGCGTCCTGGGCCAGCTCAAGGGCGGTGCGATGAAGTTCGGGCAGGCGCTGTCGGTCTTCGAGGCGGCGCTGCCCGAGGAGGTCGCCGCCCCCTACCGGCAGGCGCTCACCAAGCTCCAGGAGGCCGCCCCGCCGCTGCCCGCGGCGACCGTGCACAAGGTGCTCGCCGAGCAGCTCGGGCCGGACTGGCGGGACCGTTTCGTCGAGTTCGACGACACTCCGGCCGCCGCGGCGAGCATCGGCCAGGTGCACCGCGCGGTCTGGCGGGACCCGGGCTACGGGTCGGCCGGCGCCCCGAACCACCGCGACGTGGCCGTCAAGATCCAGTACCCGGGCGCCGGGGAGGCCCTGCTCTCCGACCTCAAGCAGCTCTCCCGGCTGGGCGGCATGTTCCGGGCCATCCAGCCCGGGCTGGACGTCAAGCCGCTCCTGGTCGAGCTGCGCGAGCGGATCACCGAGGAACTGGACTACGAGCTGGAGGCCGAGTCGCAGCGCGCCTTCGCGGCGGCGTACGCGGACGATCCGGAGATCTTCATCCCGGAGGTGCTCGACGCCTCACCCCGGGTCCTGATCACCGAGTGGGTCGAGGGCACCCCGCTCTCCACGATCATCCGCGAGGGCAGCGAGGAGGAGCGCGACGACGCCGGGCGGCTGATGGCCGTGCTGCACCTCTCCGCGCCGATGCGGGCGGGCCTGCTGCACGCCGACCCGCACCCCGGCAACTTCCGGCTGCTCCCGGACGGCCGGCTCGGGGTGATCGACTTCGGCGCCGTGGCCCGGCTGCCGGAGGGCACGCCGGAGCCGATCGGCCGGCTGGCCGGCATGGTGCTGCGCGGCGACGCGGACGGGGTGGTCAGCGGGCTGCGCGAGGAGGGCTTCGTCAGTCAGACCGAGTCGATCGACGCGCAGGCCCTGCTGGAATACATCCAGCCGATGCTAGCGCCGGTGGCCGAGGAGGAGTTCCGGTTCACCCGGGCGTGGCTGCGGTCCGAGGCGACCCGGCTGGCCAGCCCCCGGTCGCCCGCCTTCCAGCTCAGCCGCCAGCTCAACCTGCCCCCGTCCTACCTGCTCATCCACCGGGTGACGCTGGGGTCGATCGGGGTGCTCTGCCAGCTGGAGGCGAAGGCGCCCTACCGCGCCATCCTGGAACGCTGGCTGCCGGGCTTCGCCCCGGTCGCCTGA
- a CDS encoding mycoredoxin yields the protein MLTMYSTPWCGYCHRLKSQLDREGIGYEVVDIEQDPAAADFVMSVNGGNQTVPTLRFADGSALTNPSIVQVKQHLATLNA from the coding sequence ATGCTGACGATGTATTCCACCCCGTGGTGCGGCTACTGCCACCGGCTGAAGTCGCAGCTGGACCGGGAGGGCATCGGATACGAGGTGGTCGACATCGAGCAGGACCCGGCGGCCGCCGATTTCGTGATGAGCGTGAACGGCGGGAACCAGACCGTCCCGACGCTCCGCTTCGCCGACGGCAGCGCGCTCACCAACCCCTCGATCGTCCAGGTCAAGCAGCACCTCGCCACCCTCAACGCCTGA
- a CDS encoding ATP-dependent DNA helicase UvrD2, with translation MVVHSAAERVLAGLDPEQRAAVTAPAGPVCILAGAGTGKTRAVTSRIAHRALTGDISARHVLAVTFTARAAAEMRARLTALGVAGVQARTFHAAALRQVRYFAPRLLEGRAMPELLDSKVRVVTLAAAKVGLRTDRAAARDLAGEIEWAKSSLVEPGEYVVAAAKALRDTPHEPAKVAEVFAAYEKLKRGNGVIDFEDMLRAAVWGIEEHPDVAEQVRGQYRHFVVDEYQDVNPLQQRLLDAWLGGRDDLTVVGDASQTIYSFTGATSSYLVDFPRRHRNATVVRLVRDYRSTPQVVGLANAVISQARGAEARLRLELHGQRPAGPEPELRIFTDEPAEANAVAARCRTLIDGGTPAREIAVLFRINAQSEAYEKALTEAQVPYVVQGAERFFERPEVRQAMVALRAATRSIPGETPLPAAVTEALSAVGWAPDAAPAGGAARERWEALAALVQLAEEYASTPEVLPIGEAAAVERPVTLSDFNDELARRAAQQHVPTVDGVTLASLHSAKGLEWDAVFLVGLAEGTLPTMYAKTPEQVEEERRLLYVGITRAREWLWLSYAAARSPGGRARRPSRFLPQLDRSGGGTERAGAGAAKRVERRRNQIVSCRICGATLLGGADRKLGRCPTCPSDLDEELYERLRDWRQRVAGAQKVPAYVVFTDATLTALAERKPGRTEELIAIAGIGPRKLGLYGETVLALVGGASVDDVCPEKTFEIES, from the coding sequence GTGGTGGTTCACTCAGCGGCGGAACGGGTGCTGGCCGGGCTGGATCCGGAGCAGCGGGCCGCGGTGACCGCGCCGGCCGGTCCGGTCTGCATCCTGGCCGGCGCCGGCACCGGCAAGACCCGCGCGGTGACCTCCCGGATCGCCCACCGCGCGCTGACCGGGGACATCTCCGCCCGGCACGTGCTGGCGGTCACCTTCACCGCCCGTGCCGCCGCCGAGATGAGGGCCCGACTCACCGCGCTCGGCGTCGCCGGGGTGCAGGCGCGCACCTTCCACGCGGCGGCGCTGCGCCAGGTGCGCTACTTCGCCCCCCGGCTGCTGGAGGGGCGGGCCATGCCGGAACTGCTCGACAGCAAGGTGCGGGTGGTCACGCTCGCCGCCGCCAAGGTCGGCCTGCGTACCGACCGGGCCGCCGCCCGGGACCTGGCCGGCGAGATCGAGTGGGCCAAGTCGTCGCTGGTCGAGCCGGGGGAGTACGTGGTGGCCGCCGCCAAGGCGCTGCGCGACACCCCGCACGAGCCGGCGAAGGTGGCCGAGGTCTTCGCCGCGTACGAGAAGCTCAAACGCGGCAACGGGGTGATCGACTTCGAGGACATGCTGCGCGCCGCCGTCTGGGGCATCGAGGAGCATCCGGACGTCGCCGAGCAGGTACGCGGCCAGTACCGGCACTTCGTGGTCGACGAGTACCAGGACGTCAACCCGCTCCAGCAGCGGCTGCTGGACGCCTGGCTCGGCGGCCGGGACGACCTCACCGTGGTCGGCGACGCCAGCCAGACGATCTACTCGTTCACCGGCGCCACCTCGTCGTACCTGGTCGACTTCCCGCGCCGGCACCGTAACGCCACCGTGGTCCGGCTGGTCCGCGACTACCGTTCCACCCCGCAGGTGGTCGGGCTGGCCAACGCGGTGATCTCACAGGCGCGGGGCGCGGAAGCCCGGCTGCGGCTGGAGCTGCACGGCCAGCGCCCGGCCGGCCCCGAACCGGAGCTGCGGATCTTCACCGACGAGCCGGCCGAGGCCAACGCGGTCGCGGCCCGCTGCCGGACGTTGATCGACGGCGGCACCCCGGCCCGGGAGATCGCCGTGCTGTTCCGGATCAACGCGCAGTCCGAGGCGTACGAGAAGGCGCTCACCGAGGCGCAGGTGCCGTACGTGGTGCAGGGGGCGGAGCGCTTCTTCGAACGGCCCGAGGTGCGCCAGGCGATGGTGGCGCTGCGGGCCGCCACCCGCTCGATCCCGGGGGAGACCCCCCTGCCGGCCGCCGTCACCGAGGCGCTCTCCGCGGTCGGCTGGGCGCCGGACGCCGCCCCGGCCGGCGGCGCCGCGCGGGAACGCTGGGAGGCACTGGCCGCTCTGGTCCAGCTCGCCGAGGAGTACGCCTCGACGCCCGAGGTGCTGCCCATCGGCGAGGCCGCCGCGGTCGAGCGGCCGGTGACCCTGAGCGACTTCAACGACGAGCTGGCCCGGCGGGCCGCCCAGCAGCACGTACCGACCGTGGACGGGGTGACGCTGGCCTCGCTGCACTCCGCCAAGGGCCTCGAGTGGGACGCCGTCTTCCTGGTCGGCCTCGCCGAGGGGACCCTCCCCACCATGTACGCGAAGACCCCGGAGCAGGTCGAGGAGGAGCGGCGGCTGCTCTATGTCGGGATCACCCGGGCGCGGGAGTGGCTCTGGCTGTCGTACGCCGCGGCCCGGTCGCCCGGGGGACGGGCCCGGCGGCCGTCGCGCTTCCTGCCGCAGCTCGACCGCTCCGGTGGGGGCACCGAGCGGGCCGGCGCCGGCGCGGCCAAGCGGGTCGAGCGGCGGCGCAACCAGATCGTCTCCTGCCGGATCTGCGGTGCCACCCTGCTCGGCGGCGCGGACCGCAAGCTGGGCCGCTGCCCGACCTGCCCCTCGGACCTGGACGAGGAGCTGTACGAGCGGCTGCGGGACTGGCGGCAGCGGGTGGCCGGCGCGCAGAAGGTGCCGGCGTACGTGGTCTTCACCGACGCCACCCTGACCGCGCTGGCGGAGCGGAAGCCGGGGCGCACCGAGGAGCTGATCGCGATCGCCGGGATCGGACCGCGCAAACTGGGCCTTTACGGCGAGACCGTGCTGGCGCTGGTCGGGGGCGCATCGGTCGACGATGTCTGCCCGGAGAAAACTTTCGAAATCGAGTCGTAA
- a CDS encoding DUF5679 domain-containing protein, which translates to MADQAQTYNGYCVKCKEKRDFEGHVEVSKTGMNMAKGKCPVCGTTVNRILGKAKV; encoded by the coding sequence GTGGCCGACCAGGCCCAGACCTACAACGGTTACTGCGTCAAGTGCAAGGAGAAGCGGGACTTCGAGGGACACGTCGAGGTCTCCAAGACCGGCATGAACATGGCCAAGGGCAAGTGCCCGGTCTGCGGCACAACAGTGAACCGCATTCTCGGCAAGGCCAAGGTCTGA
- a CDS encoding MFS transporter, which produces MRSVLRRPDFRLLFAALLASMAAESILLLALAVWVKDLTGSDGQAGAIIFAIIAPMVLAPLVGWVVDRYPRRPFFVAVNLLTAVLLSPLFAVRDRTDVWIIYVVAALYGLSYITLSAVLSGLIRQLVPSELLPEANGALQTVRQALRLVGPLAGAGLYAAVGGWLLVTLAMGGFVTAAAVVGLLRVAETRPPAGELSWPAELGAGLRHLAGEPALRRALVGYGLGSLVMGFTESLIFAYVDRGLHRDAAFVGVLVTVQGIGGLVGGLLSATVVRRVGEVGALAAGVTFFGPAALALAYPRLWLGVLALLLAGVSIPLTMVGLNTLVQRRTPPPLLGRVAAASDALVSGPQAASIGTGALLVGVLDYRLLFVLVGVITTAAGGYLWHGRRLTPPPPTTTLAPRPAHPRIPHPRRPTTPSPAPAVDHEVAGTTRRAARR; this is translated from the coding sequence ATGCGCTCCGTCCTGCGCCGCCCCGACTTCCGCCTGCTCTTCGCCGCCCTGCTGGCCAGCATGGCGGCCGAGTCGATCCTGCTGCTGGCCCTCGCCGTCTGGGTGAAGGACCTGACCGGATCGGACGGTCAGGCCGGCGCCATCATCTTCGCCATCATCGCCCCGATGGTGCTGGCCCCGCTGGTCGGCTGGGTGGTCGACCGGTACCCGCGGCGGCCGTTCTTCGTGGCCGTCAACCTGCTCACCGCCGTCCTGCTCAGCCCGCTCTTCGCGGTCCGCGACCGGACCGACGTCTGGATCATCTACGTGGTGGCCGCGCTCTACGGCCTGTCGTACATCACGCTGAGCGCGGTGCTCAGCGGCCTGATCCGGCAGTTGGTGCCGAGCGAGCTGCTGCCCGAGGCGAACGGGGCGCTCCAGACCGTCCGCCAGGCCCTGCGCCTGGTCGGTCCGCTCGCCGGTGCCGGGCTCTACGCCGCCGTCGGCGGCTGGCTGCTGGTCACCCTCGCGATGGGCGGGTTCGTCACCGCCGCCGCCGTGGTCGGCCTGCTCCGGGTCGCCGAGACCCGGCCGCCGGCCGGGGAGCTGAGCTGGCCGGCGGAGCTGGGGGCCGGGCTGCGGCACCTGGCCGGCGAGCCCGCGCTGCGCCGGGCCCTGGTCGGCTACGGCCTGGGCTCGCTGGTGATGGGCTTCACCGAGTCGCTGATCTTCGCGTACGTCGACCGGGGGCTGCACCGGGACGCCGCGTTCGTCGGCGTGCTGGTCACCGTGCAGGGCATCGGTGGGCTGGTCGGCGGCCTGCTCTCGGCGACCGTGGTACGCCGGGTCGGCGAGGTGGGGGCGTTGGCCGCCGGAGTCACCTTCTTCGGTCCGGCCGCCCTGGCCCTGGCGTACCCGCGGCTCTGGCTCGGGGTGCTGGCGCTGCTGCTGGCCGGGGTGTCGATCCCGCTCACCATGGTCGGCTTGAACACGCTGGTCCAGCGGCGTACCCCGCCGCCGCTGCTCGGTCGGGTCGCCGCGGCCTCCGACGCCCTGGTCAGCGGTCCGCAGGCGGCGTCCATCGGCACCGGCGCCCTGCTCGTCGGGGTCCTCGACTACCGCCTGCTCTTCGTCCTCGTCGGGGTGATCACCACCGCCGCCGGCGGCTACCTCTGGCACGGCCGGCGCCTCACCCCACCGCCCCCGACCACCACCCTCGCACCGCGCCCCGCCCACCCCCGCATCCCCCACCCCCGCCGCCCCACCACCCCCAGCCCGGCTCCTGCCGTCGATCATGAGGTTGCCGGCACGACACGCCGCGCGGCCCGCCGCTAA
- a CDS encoding DUF397 domain-containing protein, which produces MNDIRNSSSGLARQLAGAAWHKSTRSQTSNCVEVAELRTGSAAVALRDSKDQGGPVLLFNRAGWLGFITGAKNGQFDLN; this is translated from the coding sequence ATGAACGACATCCGCAACAGCTCGTCCGGTCTCGCGCGGCAGCTCGCCGGCGCGGCATGGCACAAGAGCACCCGGAGCCAGACCTCGAACTGCGTCGAGGTGGCCGAGCTGCGTACCGGGTCGGCGGCCGTCGCGCTGCGCGACAGCAAGGACCAGGGTGGCCCGGTGCTGCTGTTCAACCGGGCCGGTTGGCTGGGCTTCATCACCGGCGCGAAGAACGGGCAGTTCGATCTGAACTGA
- the nudC gene encoding NAD(+) diphosphatase: MTGEAVPPLARSTLDRAAHRRTDPEWLAEAWERARVLVLDSTDHGRALVRGTGAPPELVLIGSGELPEVPRSVPMFLGVEPDGVPVFAVDAPLPARPDARAVSLREVGHLLADRDAGIFTTAVALLNWHLRHGYSASTGHPTQVDEAGWSRIDPGGDRAWPRTDPAMIVLVHDGVDGPEGRCLLGNNATWPRTPGQRRFSCLAGYIEPGESAEAAVLREVREEVGVGVTSIAYAGSQSWPFPGSLMLGFLARADADEPVRVDPAEIAEARWFTRREIGVALAGEVVDVGEGERLVLPPPSSIALFLVHRWLDGHC; this comes from the coding sequence GTGACCGGTGAGGCGGTCCCGCCGCTGGCCCGGTCCACCCTGGACCGGGCGGCGCACCGGCGTACCGACCCGGAGTGGCTCGCCGAGGCGTGGGAGCGGGCCCGGGTGCTGGTGCTCGACTCGACCGACCACGGCCGGGCGCTGGTGCGCGGTACGGGTGCCCCGCCGGAGCTGGTGCTGATCGGCTCCGGCGAGCTGCCCGAGGTGCCCCGTTCGGTGCCGATGTTCCTCGGCGTCGAGCCGGACGGGGTGCCGGTCTTCGCGGTGGACGCGCCGCTGCCGGCCCGGCCCGACGCCCGGGCGGTCAGCCTGCGCGAGGTGGGCCACCTGCTCGCCGACCGGGACGCGGGCATCTTCACCACCGCTGTGGCGCTGCTGAACTGGCACCTGCGGCACGGCTACTCGGCCTCGACGGGGCACCCGACGCAGGTGGACGAGGCCGGCTGGTCGCGGATCGACCCGGGCGGCGACCGGGCCTGGCCGCGTACCGACCCGGCGATGATCGTGCTGGTGCACGACGGGGTGGACGGCCCGGAGGGGCGCTGCCTGCTCGGCAACAACGCCACCTGGCCGCGTACCCCCGGGCAGCGCCGCTTCTCCTGCCTCGCCGGCTACATCGAGCCGGGCGAGTCGGCGGAGGCCGCCGTGCTGCGCGAGGTCCGCGAGGAGGTCGGCGTCGGGGTCACCAGCATCGCGTACGCCGGCAGCCAGTCCTGGCCGTTCCCGGGCTCGCTGATGCTCGGTTTCCTGGCCCGGGCCGACGCCGACGAGCCGGTCCGGGTCGACCCGGCGGAGATCGCGGAGGCGCGCTGGTTCACCCGGCGGGAGATCGGCGTCGCGCTGGCCGGCGAGGTGGTCGACGTCGGCGAGGGGGAGCGCCTGGTCCTGCCCCCGCCCTCCTCCATCGCCCTCTTCCTGGTCCACCGCTGGCTCGACGGCCACTGCTGA
- a CDS encoding zinc-dependent metalloprotease, translating into MQQFMSQLQNLLSAPGSGPVNWDLARQVAASQLAASGDPAVSPFDRNTVEEALRIADLWLEPATSWPSGIRTSVAWNRNEWIFRTLDVWRKLCDPVASRMVGAMGDLVPPEARAQLGPMQSMVATLGGALFGGQLGQALGSLAAEVLSAGDIGLPLGPAGTAALVPANIKAYGEGLELPEDEVRLYVALREAAHQRLFQHVPWLRGHVLTAVENYASGIRVNREAIEEAMGRVDPTDPESMQAIALEGIFTPEDTPAQKASLARLETVLALVEGWVCHVVDSAAGERLPNVVRLGEAFRRRRAAGGPAEQTFAALVGLELRPRRLREASVLWAALTEHRGIAGRDAVWGHPDLLPSDDDFADPEGFAAARLDLDDELATFDFTAPGGPEEQAPGGEPRPDSDGDDKS; encoded by the coding sequence ATGCAGCAGTTCATGTCGCAGTTGCAGAACCTGCTCTCCGCGCCGGGCAGCGGGCCGGTCAACTGGGACCTCGCCCGCCAGGTGGCGGCGAGCCAGCTCGCCGCCAGCGGCGACCCGGCGGTCTCGCCCTTCGACCGCAACACGGTCGAGGAGGCGCTGCGCATCGCCGACCTCTGGCTGGAGCCGGCCACCTCGTGGCCCTCCGGCATCCGGACCTCGGTGGCCTGGAACCGGAACGAGTGGATCTTCCGGACCCTCGACGTGTGGCGCAAGCTCTGCGATCCGGTGGCCAGCCGGATGGTCGGCGCGATGGGCGACCTGGTGCCGCCGGAGGCCCGGGCCCAGCTCGGCCCGATGCAGTCGATGGTCGCGACGCTGGGCGGCGCGCTCTTCGGTGGCCAGCTCGGCCAGGCGCTCGGCTCGCTCGCCGCCGAGGTGCTCTCGGCCGGCGACATCGGGCTGCCGCTCGGCCCGGCCGGCACGGCCGCACTCGTCCCGGCCAACATCAAGGCCTACGGCGAGGGCCTCGAGCTGCCCGAGGACGAGGTACGCCTCTACGTCGCCCTGCGCGAGGCCGCCCACCAGCGGCTCTTCCAGCACGTGCCGTGGCTGCGCGGGCACGTCCTCACCGCGGTGGAGAACTACGCGTCCGGCATCCGGGTCAACCGGGAGGCGATCGAGGAGGCGATGGGCCGGGTCGATCCGACCGACCCGGAGTCGATGCAGGCGATCGCCCTGGAGGGCATCTTCACCCCGGAGGACACCCCGGCGCAGAAGGCGTCGCTGGCCCGCCTGGAGACCGTCCTGGCCCTGGTCGAGGGCTGGGTCTGCCACGTGGTGGACAGCGCCGCGGGCGAGCGCCTGCCGAACGTCGTCCGGCTGGGTGAGGCGTTCCGCCGTCGCCGGGCCGCCGGTGGGCCGGCCGAGCAGACCTTCGCCGCCCTGGTCGGGCTGGAGCTGCGTCCGCGCCGGCTGCGCGAGGCGTCGGTGCTCTGGGCGGCGCTCACCGAGCACCGGGGCATCGCCGGCCGGGACGCGGTCTGGGGTCACCCGGACCTGCTCCCGTCCGACGACGACTTCGCCGATCCGGAGGGCTTCGCCGCCGCCCGGCTCGACCTCGACGACGAGTTGGCCACCTTCGACTTCACCGCGCCGGGTGGGCCGGAGGAGCAGGCACCGGGCGGGGAACCCCGCCCCGACTCCGACGGCGACGACAAGTCCTGA
- a CDS encoding WhiB family transcriptional regulator, with protein MSLALAPLDVSVEVEANLPCRKFDPDLWFSDQPAELELAKSLCGDCPLRVECLAGAVERAEPWGVWGGEIFERGAVVPRKRPRGRPRKEDVARDAQLRVEAEARLAASGLSESRNTVRLAA; from the coding sequence ATGAGTCTGGCGTTGGCCCCGCTCGACGTGAGTGTCGAGGTGGAGGCGAACCTGCCCTGCCGGAAGTTCGACCCCGACCTGTGGTTCTCCGACCAGCCCGCCGAGCTGGAGTTGGCCAAGTCGCTCTGCGGGGACTGCCCGCTGCGCGTCGAGTGCCTCGCCGGTGCGGTGGAGCGGGCCGAGCCCTGGGGTGTCTGGGGCGGCGAGATCTTCGAGCGTGGCGCGGTGGTCCCGCGCAAGCGGCCCCGTGGCCGCCCGCGCAAGGAGGACGTCGCGCGTGACGCCCAGCTCCGGGTCGAGGCCGAGGCACGACTGGCGGCCAGTGGGCTGTCCGAGTCGCGCAACACGGTCCGGCTGGCAGCCTGA